A segment of the Elaeis guineensis isolate ETL-2024a chromosome 6, EG11, whole genome shotgun sequence genome:
CATTTTCTGTTTCGTCTATTTAATTAGTTTGGTTTTCATACAAAATTTATTACATGGATTCAGGCTTTTATATGTTTTCCTCAGTTCGCTTTATTATTGAATGGATCCTCTACATAGTGGTTTACTGATCCTGTGGTCTTCGACAGGGATGCCCATTGTCTCCTTACCTTTTTATATTATGTTCAGAATTTTTGTCCGCTCTTGTGCATAGTGCTGTTCTGAATCCATCTGTTTAAAGATTATCATCCGCCTCGGGGCCCTACCCTATCTCATGTCTTTTATGCAGATGACTGCCTAATTGTGGGACGAGCTACGATCAAAGATGCTATTTATCTTGTTGCCATGTTGGACACCTATTGTTATCATTTTGGGCAATCTATTAATTACGTTAGGTCCCCAATTGCTTTCAGTCCATCTACACCAAGTCGTACCAAATCTAAAATTTGTCAAATCTTGAAGGTCAATCACAAAAGATTACCTTGGCAGTACTTGGGTGTCCCTGTGTTTGGTCTTCCTTTGCGAAAAAATGACTTCCAATCAATGTTCCATAAAATTACGTGCAGATTACAGTCTTGGAAATGGAGGAAATTATCATTTGCAGCTCGTTTGACTCTTCTTGGATTGGTACTTTCGACCATTCCGTTATATGTGTTATCTTCGATTCAAGTGCCTTTGTATATAATCAATCAGCTTAAGAAGGAATTTAGGACCTTTTTGTGGGGACATAACTCAGATCAACGTGGTTTTCATAGAGTGGCATGGGATCAAGTTTGTTTACCAAAAGGAAAGGGGGTCTTGGTATTATGCCTTTGCATCTACAGAAAACTCAATGCTTGGGGAAGCTAGCAGCCCATCTGATTCTTAATCCTAATACCTTGTGGGCTCAGCTAATTCATGCTAAATACAGATTCCATGGCTCTTGGCAAAATTATTCTAAGCCTCATAATTGTTCTTCAATATGGGCCAAAATCTGTGAGGTAGCTTCTAAGGTGCAATTTCAGGTTCAGTGGCTCATAGGGCCAGGTGAAAATATTAATGTGTATTTGGACCCTTGGATCTCAAATCTTCCATTGATCTCTTTACCCACCTTGCTTAATATCGAACACCAATCCTCAATCCTGAAGGTTTCAAATTTAATCAATCAGAACTGTTAGTGGGATGTAACCATATTAAACAGCCTTTTTTCCCAAGATCTGATCCAACTCATCATGTCCATTCCTATTCCCGAAGGTCTATTTGATGATCAGCTTGTTTGGCTCATACCAAATTACCTAGTTTCACTTTAAAGGATATGCATGAGCTATCATTATGTACTTTATCTCAACCTCGTATCCCCACTGCTTGTTTTAAGCGGATTTGGAAGTTACACACCCCGCCtagagttaaaaatttttggtGGCAGATTGTTTGGAATTGGTTGCCGACTaaagcctatttgggtcattgtGGTTTGCTTAACTCAACACATTTGGACTGCGATATTTGCTCAACTACTTTGGAGGATTTAAACCATATCATCTTATTTTGTTCTTTTGCTAAGGACACCTGGAACCAATTGCAGCTCATGACTCAGGTGGTGTGTCCTCTTAACTTTATGCAGGATTTGCTATTCTATTTGGACCAGCACCAGACCAATCACTTTCACAAGTCTTTAATTGCTTGTCTGGTTTGGGGTCTTTGGTATGCTAGAAATGATAGAATTTTTAATAACTCTCACACTACTTCACGTCAAATATTTAGGAGCACTGTAACTATGGCTACCTTTTTTGTTCTAGAGAGGCACTGGGGTAACAGTCTTTTCCCCACATCATCACCACTATGTTCTCATACAGTTTCTTGGTTACACCCTCCCTATGGAACGATAAAGGTAAATTTTGATGCTTCTGTTCATGCCAACAAAGCTGCTACAGGTTATGTTCTGAGAGACCACAATGCTAAATTATTCATGCAGGAGGTAAATTGTTAGCTCATATGTCGGTTCCTTCTGCTGAACTAACAGCAGCTCAGTTTGGTATTAAGGTGGCGAAAACTAAATACCATGCTTCAAACATCATTCTCGAAGGAGACTCCACCACAGTAACAAATTGGATCCGGACTGTAAATATAAACAAGCATAAACATCTACCTTTACTTTGTGATATATCAGCTTGGAAGTCCTCAAGTTTTTTATTCAAGGTAAATCGTATATATGGAGAAGCAAACCAGGTAGCTGATTATCTTGCCAATAAAGCTTTGGATGGTGATTTCGAACGGAGATCGATACATGAAATAGATTTTCACTGTTTGTTTCTTTTCATTGCAGATGCTGCTAATGTTTAGTTTCCCTGTCATTGACTCACTAATGCAGAATCATTATTACTTTAGCTCACTTATGACGGCTGTACAAAGTCCAATTTGCATGACAAAGGTTTGCAGAATCAAGCACATGTGCCAAGGTATGTTTCATTTAGCCCCCATATCTTACCTGAATACACCTATTAATTTAACCCATAATATAATATACCCGGACTGTTATAAAAACAAGGCTGCTCCTGTGGATACAGAGCATAGTGAAGAAGATTTAAAGGTGGAATTTTTATATGCCAACGCTGGAGGGAAGAAATGGAAGCATAAAATATCAAAAGGAGGGGAGAGATCTGTTCAAAATGGAGTATTTCAGGGAACGTTAATAAATCCTGCTTCAAATAATGGGTGGAATAGTTATATGAAACTTCGAAGCTACTTCTCATTAAACGGTTCCTATGGTTTTGGAAGGAAGCATGTTCAACAGTATTGGCATAGTCTTCAGATTGACCATCTTGCTACGGCAGGAGTATTTTGATGTTTGGTGGCCAAAAATCAAGACGTTTATGGTTACAATATCTACAAAGCCACCACTGTCTTCATGTGCAAAATCAAGAAGGCAGAGCACTTTGCAAAAATAATCCATCTACTCTCTGTGATCATTAACATTGATGTCATCAAGATATCCAGATATACAAGGATTGTTGGTCTTCAGGAAATATGGGAACGGAAGAGAATATCAACTGTCTTCGAAGTGGTTCAGAAGAGATGCATTGCTGGTTGTACTAGCTAATGGGGAGTAGTCAAAATGATCATGAGGAAAAAAGAAGCTGTGAAAAACAAAatgcaaataaaaaaaaggagggtTATGAGTCtggaaaataaaaggagaaaaaCATGATAAAATGAAAAAATGTAAGAAAAGAAATGAGGGAGGAAAAAAGGAAGTTGATGAAAAAAAAGGATCTCCCAGAAACGGGGGAGTGTTTTTCACTAACCTTTACCTTTCTTGTTGCAGGGTTTAAGTCATGTCGAAGGCATTTTCATTGTGTGGGCATTATTCAATACCCATCATATAATAATTTCTCTAATCAATTAGTGTATGGGTGTCATCAGGTGATGTTATATAAGCAGCCAGAGCTTCACTGTCACTGTCAATGCAAGGATTTCTCAACAATGAGTGTCGGAACTCATTGCTGGCTTCAAGCTTCATTTCTCTACTTTCATCAACCTTGTGGGGGTAATACCAAAAACTTATTATGGTCCATGTTTATTTTATTGATGGTATCTGTGGTCTCAAGCAAAGGGAAACGGCAATATATATTTCTGATTGCACAAGGTATTCCAGAAGATTCTTGTTCTATTTACCTGTTTTGGCACGCTGTTTCAGTGCCTTGGCCTATTCTACCATTCACACTTCAGTTTTTTTGTTCTGTTACGATGTTTCGCTGGTTTACTCAGATCGAGGTTGCAATCTATTTCTTCACACAATGCTTTGGTCACGACTGGTTTTCGTGACAACCTGTGGGTTTTCTTGCTCAATCTGGATGTACCTGTTGCTGTGGTCTTCTGTTTTCATGCATTGCAACGAGTGCTTTGCTCTTATACAACTTATCAAGTATTATTGGATCCTCATGTTACGAGCTTATTCCTATTATCAAGTTGGCAGGTTCCTACAGTAGATGCCATTTTTCCTACTCTTATGTTAATACATCATCAGCTTTTACTGATTCAGCATGCTACATGTCTCAACTCCAAACGTTCTGCTGCTTCAAGCTACTCCCTAGACAGTCTGTCATGGAAATCGGCTACTACAGTTCAACACAGCATGGGAATTTTAAGATCAATAGAGATGCGTTTGCCTAGTTACAATCTTATATTTCTTTTCGCATGGATATTTTTACTGTTTATACTCCTACAAAGGAACTTTTGTTTACCAGGACACCATATTTCTTGTTCTGTAAAGATTCCTGCGAAAGCTGTTGCTTAATATCCTTTCTTATCTTCCATCATGTAAGCTGTTGTCACTTGTGTTTTCAGCCTGCTTTTTGTTTCACGTACTGCAGGTCTTTTTCGTATTTGTACTTGTACACTTGCTATGTTAAATAAACTGTCCTGtaccttctaccaaaaaaaaaaagagggcaaTTCTAATGGTGGATCTATCTAAATGCATCCCCACCCCAGCAAGACAGCACAGCAAAACAGGAACCAAGAAACAACAAGGTAGAGGCTGAGGCTTATTATTTAACGAAATAAGGAAACAAAGGCAGAATTATTTGTTACTTGATGATGACCTGCTGTCCCGTCAACCAACTCGGACTGCGATCCATAAATATAGATCGGTGCAGATTCATCCACCTAGCATGCTAGGACTGCGAGGAACATTGAGGGCACATGGGCATGTGCCCCCGTTTTGCCACGTACAGGAATCCTCAGACGAAACGAATAAAAACTCCGTGGACCGACCAACAGCAACACGCATGCATTTATTTCTCTCCCATCACCATGGCACCCACTCAAGGAACGAAGAATCCATTCATTGCTTCCATGTTCTTTCTGATGttgatagatatatagatattacATGATATTCGACATAGAATCGGGGGTCCAATCGGACGCAGCCACTACACCACCGGATACCTATGGATGCATTCCTTCCATGGATTGTCCGGATCCATCCCGGAGTCTCTCAACGCCCTCCACACCACGCTGCAGGCCTTGAACCCGGTCCCGAACGCCAGCATCCACACCCTATCCCCCTTCTTTACCCTGCCCTTGGCCTCGAAGTAGGCCAGCTCGTAAAACACCAAGCTGCTCGACGTGTTCCCGAATCGGTGCAGGCACATCCGGGCCGGCTCCGTCACGCCGTGGTCGAACCGCATGATCTTCCCCACCGCGTCGATCACCGCCTTCCCGCCTGCGTGGATGCACATGTGCTCGAACGCCTTGGTGAAGGCCGGCACGTGCACCGCCTTGCGGTCCCCCGCCATGATCGACCTCGTCACGTTGTAGACGTAGCGTAGAAGCTCGGAGACCGGGAGGACTCGGGGGGCGAGGGTGGAGATGTGGCCCTTGAGGCCGGCGCCGGCCACCCGGACCAAGTCCTTGGTGAGCGCGACACCCACGTTGCCGTCCTCGTCCTCCATCTGGACGGCGGCGTTGTAGGCCGCGTCGTCGGCGCCGTGGTGGGTGCGGAGGGTGCGGACCAGCTCCATCTTGGCGGCGCCCAGCCGGGAGGGGTCGCTGGTGACGAGCGCCGCGGCGGTCCCCGCCCGGAAGATGCAGTTGGTCACCAGCATGTGGCGGTTGTCGCCGAAGTACCAGTTGAGGCTGGTGCTTTCGGTGACGACTATGAGAGCGTAGCCGACTCGGCGGCGGAGGATCTTGGCGGCGAGGTCGATGGACATGGTGCCGGCGCTGCAGCCCATGCCGGCGAGGTTGAATGTCTTGACGGAGGGGGCCAGCTTGAAGCGGTGGACGATGAAGGAGGAGAAGGAGGGGGAGGGGGCGAACATGCTGCAGGCGGTGATCAGGAGGGTGATGCGGGAGGGTTCGACGGCGGTCTTGGCGAGGAGGGAGGCCACGGCGGAGAACATGCCTTCTTCGGCCTCGAGGATGGCGTGCCGGAACTGGGCACCGTAGTCGGTCTGGAAGAGAAAGGGCGGGGCGTAGGTCTCGTCCCCAAGGCCGGACTTGCGGTAGATGGCGCGCATGAACTCCTGGCTGGTCGGGGAGAAGCGACGGCTGCGGAGGCCGACGTACTCGCACACCTCCAAGCTGCACCGCCGGTCGTTGTCAGGCTTGAAGCAGGTGTAGTCGAGGAGGAAGACGGGGAGGGGCCGGGTCGACAGGTAGGCGACGATGGCGACGGTGGCgcaccagaggagagagaggaggaccACCTTGTGCTCGAAGAGGAAGAGAAGCGCGTCCGGGTTCAGTAGTGAACTCGGGATGGAAGGAATCATAGTGTGGATGATTATGGTCAGTGCCAACAGGGTGAACATGGAGATCCTGAGGAACTGGATGGTAGATCTCATGGTTACTTGCTTTACACAAAAGAGAGAGCGGGAGGTTGGTGTATGTATGGCAATGGAACTGGCTTTATAAGAGACCAGAGGCACAGATGATGGGAGGTATATGGAGCATAGGAGAAGCGAGGGGTTACTATGGCATGCAGGGGCATTAAAACTGGAGGGAGTTGCTCTGTTGCAATTGATGGAGCTGGCCCAACGGAGTTCGAATAAAGAACAAGCGGAACAGCAAGCGGCGTGAAGTGGGTCAGCTTGGATTATGGAGGAGAAATTATTAGGTGGACCGGGTTACGGTTCGAATTTTAATGGATGCGTACGGATGGCTTACGACGGGTGGGATGGCGGGCGGCTGGAATAGCGAGTCGAGTGGCTAGCCTAACATCGCATGACATAGTTTACGGGCTCGGGTTGCATCTTTCGCGCGCGGAAGGGTGATTGATCTTCGTTCGCGGGATAAATCATTGGACGATGCTTTGCATGGCTTtccaaataatacatcattttcATATAATCTATGGGGTTGATagaatgaaatattttaaaaaaattataattcaataatttatcttacaaaaaatttatctattatatatatatatatatggcacaGACTTGATTAAgattgatcaaattttgattcagatctgatgaaatcaaaaataaataataaaaatttattatcttaaaattaaaattattagatgtgatctactatcttAAAACTGTTTGcacatcaaaaattatataatttgaaaacCTCTAGCTTATGCATTAAGTGATAAAAAAATACATCTAATGTAATTTTATCTAAACTGTccaatttttaattatttgatgtatagattaaaaatttttaaattatatgattattatgtgcaagttattttgaaaaaaaagatcacATTCAATATTTTGAATCATTGACGTAGAATTTATGTTATAGAGTTGTGATCTAACAGAGATTTGAGTTCAAATTCGttcaattcaaattcgattttaatctgactatatatatatatatatatatatatatgataatataaatttactTTAAGGATGAATTATCTGTGGTacagagggtttttttttttttttttgacttacaACGCAGTAGACGAAAGCTACCGAGCGGTCGTAAGCTGGTGCAACAGCATGTGGGATTTGGTTTTCAACATTTTTATGCTCCGTATCTCGGATGGCTCAAACGTTTCTCATCAAACAATATATAATATGCAAGGCACGTGTTTAACTTTTCGTCCGTCATATGtataaattgaatttaattatacAGAAATACTTCTTAGGAGGCAATTTTGCTGTTCCTTTAGATCTTCGTGACTAAATTTATGGATAAGGGCAAGAGGCATGAAGCTAATGTTGTGACTTgccatcgattttttttttttttttttttttggtatatcaCGCCATTGATTTAAATTGTAAGACACGGTTGGTGGTTGGTAGGAGCTGTCTGATAAAGTCAAATTTTATGATTAAATGACTTTAGACTGATGGACATAATAGGTTGGAGGGAGTTGGATTCCATAATGAAAGTAGAAATAAATGATCCTTATTCCATCTGTTTGattggaaaaaattttattattattttaataaaaaaataaaaatatctcaatttcttcaaatttaaatttgTCTTTTTCGTTATTCAGATCTCATTTGGACTCCAATTTGTCCAGATGGCCCAATTTGGCAACGGCAGTATCCTATCTGCACGGTGCCAGATgggacaaaacaaaacaaaataaaataaaataaaatgactgTACTAGAATGGCGTTAAATGTTTGATGGAATTGGACTTGGCCCACAGGCcttggatttaattggactcaACTACTCGTCATAAGTGGTATGCTACGGGATATAGGCTATAGCTTTGACTCATGTGACAAGGAGGCGCAACCCACCGTGGATTTGGCCCAGCTAATCATTCCGTGCGACTTACAGTATTAGGTTTTATTATATTAGGTTTTATTATATTTGTTCAAGTTTGGTGGAGCGGATTCAATTATcaaagaatcttttttttttttccttttctttttaaagaataaaggcAAGGGTTGCAAAACTCAGTAACTCTCGCTATCGATATTTTATGCCATGCTAGATTCATGGGTTGAGGTGGGATCGTTTTGGACggtaccccttttttttttttcggtaaaCATTTGGACGGTACCCTTTAGTTTATGTTAATACCATCATTGTTACGAGATCTTGGCTTGAGGATATGCATTCAAAAAACTACTGGTGTCATATTTAAATGTCCTATTAGACTATGACCGATTCCTTAAGGTCTTTACTTGGTTAAAATAttggtaagataatttttttcagaacaatattatgatattataacatatatatgataattaataatgtagtacattatttatgatatattatattatttatcataTATCAGTTATATTCACATGATTAAGTAAAATTtggtatatatataatataaatatcacaAATATAGTTGTTATACCAATAAAACAGAGTATACAATTATGTTGATTGAATATAGTAAAGTTATTTAATCATTTATTTATAATTGCCGCCATATATTATAGAAAATCTTCTTTAAAGTAttcaatatataattacatcCAGTTATTTACTCACTGTAGATCTCATTCGTATATTGGATAATCCATCTTATAGAAATATGATACATTTGAAAAATAACTAAAGCACATATTACAGTCCTAAAATCATAGAATAGATCTTAACATGGTAAAGCCAACAGTAAGAAAATATCCATGCACTAATTAAAACAACAAAATAACGTAGTAGTTATAAATAAATATGAAAGCAATGGAACAATGTAGTACTTATAAATAAAGATGAAATCAATGAAATAACTCaagagagggagaaaaaaaaaaatcaaacataggATGATGAACAAATAAGTCCAAAGGCAGCTTAATTTAGGTGATACTTTGTACATTTAAAAATGAAGTATTATACAAATCAAACAACATTTCTTAATAATAGTGGTATCTTACTTTCAACAAAGAGGGAAAACAATGGAAACAGGAGTAAGAAAATAAGAGTAATTCATATACATAGtttgaaatcaaaaatttttaattaattaagaaaaattaGAGTGAAGCATATACTTGtttagtgaaaaaaaattatccaattaATATAAGTtaagaaatataataaaaatacttgAAGCTAGAAACCCTAAAGAATATTATCTTTGGTGTGTCATTTTATCTCTTATTCACATGTGATTATTTTTTCTCTGCTGGTATGAACAAAATCCAAAACCAATTATAGTGAAAGTAATCCAGGCAATTTTTTTCCATTGAAGTAACCTGTAAAGTGCctcaaaaataatgatattttaaatatattttaaaataaatatatcaaatatgAATATATTTTACACCGAGTGCATTATAtactataaaattaatttaaaaaagaaaaaaatatatttactgCACGTCCGGTTAAATAGTGGTTACTGAGCCAGCACATACGCATTCAGTACACTAAAAACTCGGAGAGGCGGCGTAGGTTAGGTGTGCGGACGGACCGGGCCACACAATGCCAGCCATACAAAAGGTGGCTCACGAGTGAAAACTAGTGCACCAGTGGGTAAAACGCTGGCTACGGGTCCATGCAATGACTTGTGCAAGGACGGTCGAGGCAAATGCTATGTTCCCCCGGAACAACCCTGGATGTCCAACGAACCGGGCTctttttcattgtaaatttttcGTTCATTATTTAAATCTTAGATTTGCATGTGATTAATTATCTGTTTGCAGTATCGTCACCTTGTTCTGTCAAGTATTATAGAAATTACAAAATGTTGGGCTAATAATAGAAACATAATTTTAACTAGTGTTGCTGGTAAAGATGTTCACATCAACGGCCAACAAGAAGGAAACATGCCAGCTAGCTTCAATGGCCAACAATAATACGAGGCTCTTGTTCGCTCTTGACGATACTCTGGAGTGTTCGGCTTGTATCTTTTTTGCGAAAGAACAATGCACcttctgatatcaattattgggTCGTCCAAAAACTGCTTCGAGAGCTATGCagatagaaagaaaaaagaaatccaGCTACTTTGAGATCTGTGTTAAGATGTGATCCAATGGTTGATGTCTGCAGAGAAGATCAATTATTCCAACTTGCTCAGCATGCAATGAGACGTGCGGTGAGCATTGAGATCCGTGGTCATGCATACCCAACATGTAAAGGTTTTGACGTTTGATGCATCTCGGTGCTACGCTGGACAGCATCGATCAAAGTCGGCACAAACTCGTATTCCTTGTGCATCGGAGCCCAGGTAGCTCCTACACGGCATCTCTCTCTAGCTAAGAAGTTCGGGGGTCCGTATGCGAAGCATACTCAGTTTCAGCTGCTCACGGCTATACTTCATGCCACCAGCGTGAAGTAGATGATGATGTTGATGGTGCAGAAAATTTGAAGCGACGGAATAAGTAGAACAGGTGGCATACGTGTTGCACGTGACCTAGTTAAGCTTCGAATGCATGAAATTTTGAAGTATGCTAGGTGATGTGGTTGGATTCGTGGCTTGTGACCAATGCCGATCAGAACGGCCGACCAATAATATATAGTGCGCCGCATGTATCCTAAATCGAAGCATATTAAAGATAATTAAAGTCCATCGAGGAAGGCAGTTATAGCTTGGCGCACTTACGATGCACACTGCAGGATGATTACATTACAGTTCATCCAGTATATTTAGATGATTAATGACATGTTCGCCCTTTCGGGCAATGGCTCTACATCTTCAGTTCTACATAAATGGGACCCactttattattatatatctaaTGCTCTTGCATTTCTGGTGTTCCATCAAAGCTCAGCCTAACATGGGCTTTGAGGGATCCTCTGTACGATCAAATCTAACAACGTCTGGTATCTCTCTTTTCTATCCGCAGGTTGGACCTTTCAATCCAAGCAGATCACCAGCTGAGGGATCATCATCCGCTAGTTCATCGAGCTCCATCAAGTTGGATTTTGGCAGCAACATCAGAAAATGCAGGCACCAGAAAACTGACGTGCCTCAAGGCCGGCATATAATGGAATAGGAAAATTTCCCTATATGAGATGAGCTAGGTTGGGTGTTAATTTCAGATTGCAATTGATGGCTTACAGATTTTGACGGTTTCATCTTGTGCTTGACAAACAATAATTTTAAACAGATCCGGCTCTAGAGCCCAGTATAGTGATTCTATTTTATCCATGGAAAATTCTTTGTGTACTgcaggtggtgtagaaaatccgacgtggagcATACCATTTTATCCGATTGATCCACATAGTCACCATTTTTCAACACTCATTTAATATCTACAactttattttttcgtttaagattttgaatgacgaaaatacttctgttctttgaaaaatttatgtcatccTGTGTCTATATTGTGAAAGTTATAATTTTGAtccacaagatatcataatataacgcaggatgtcataatgtgCACAtgaggttataatttttttcaaagaacaaggatattttcatcattcaaaattttcaaacgaaaaagtaaagCTCCAGGCattaaatgcacattgaaaaatggttggacaaaaatacATTCCTCTtccatattataatatcctaGGCCATATTGTGACATTCTAGATCATATTATAACATCATGCatgcaagaagtcataatttgacgtagaatgttataatatgcacaggatgtcataattttttcaaagaatagagatattttcgtcatacataatttataaatgaaaaagtgaaactgtaggcattaaatgagtattgaaaaatgatggctCCATAGACCAACCATATAAAGTGGTGCACTCCACTTCGAATTTTCTACACAActcatggtgcacaaagaatttctcttttatCCACAAGTACAGGCTTTTGAAGGTTAACGTATCGGCCCATTTCTGAAGTCGGCCATGTCCACCTAATCAAGGTCTCCGTTTGTCTCTCACTAAAAGGGAATTGGATAAATTTTGAGAAGTGCCAAGATATTTGATGAACATTTGAATTAAGTCATTAGAGacatataattctatttaattacactttatttattaagaatttgatgctctctagtctagtTTGCAGGTAATTgaaagtttggattcatacgattcaaattggactcaaatcgggttagatttgagtgaaccaggcaaccagctcCCATTCTAGTGTGAACgcgacttattgatcaatggaggagaaGTAATATAAAGATCTAATAGTCCTTATTCACGCTCCCATCTCTTCTTTTatgaaaccctagcctcctcTCTATAAATACACCCTAGCCCTCCTTTCTTAATCCATCAGACCCTTTGTGGGGTTCTtcatcttctcctctctctcttccttcttctctcctccatcaaagctcttctctttttttcttccaatcaagccaaccctaagttctcttcaagcttttctctctctctctctttctcttctccataagtctagaggaggtactaaccctagcacgacaTCATATTCCTCCACAGATCCCTTTTCCACATCCCAAGAAATCTAGGAGAGTtcctaatcctagtgccgctacTTTTTCTTTTCCACATACCCTCTTTCATCTACCTTTCTTCCTGAAAGTTCCTAGactaagccttccagccatcttgCCACTGTTTGCACGGACGAAGACGAAGGATTCAAAGAGACATATCCACTATTAAGCACAGTTAGGAGATCAACTTGATTTCATTATTCTTGTATCAAACTTTTATTTCATTttcattgtatatttttttatttaatcaataaaaaatatttttattgcaatctctttgtttctttcttaatttcttgcaatctattattttttatttatattttaaaataatcgaCCTAAGATCCCTACGGATACGATCccaactcatcctatctatatagtagtgagtaAGGTTATTTTTGATATGCTACGACAcacatcaaattttgacaccgttATCGGAGATCTTAGTACGATTGTTTtaaaaaaagtcaaaaaaaaattataaaataataaaaaaaaatattttactgctttgtagatttttatttcttactttagattgcttgaCTGCCTTATATGTTTTACTGCTTTATATTTCTAGTTGATTATTTCTTTCTCTTACACTTTTGCTTTTCATACTTTACTTTGCTGATtagtaatttatcttttattgttagttaatttactttaattacttaattactttctatttattttttttaaaatttttacctcatattgcttttcatatatggtagatttactgCTCTCTAactagattactttatttgcatgtctagaaattttttttattttttataatc
Coding sequences within it:
- the LOC109505965 gene encoding uncharacterized protein isoform X3 — protein: MNLGGKLLAHMSVPSAELTAAQFGIKVAKTKYHASNIILEGDSTTVTNWIRTVNINKHKHLPLLCDISAWKSSSFLFKVNRIYGEANQMLLMFSFPVIDSLMQNHYYFSSLMTAVQSPICMTKVCRIKHMCQEHSEEDLKVEFLYANAGGKKWKHKISKGGERSVQNGVFQGTLINPASNNGWNSYMKLRSYFSLNGSYGFGRKHVQQYWHSLQIDHLATAGVF
- the LOC109505965 gene encoding uncharacterized protein isoform X2, producing MFSYSFLVTPSLWNDKGGKLLAHMSVPSAELTAAQFGIKVAKTKYHASNIILEGDSTTVTNWIRTVNINKHKHLPLLCDISAWKSSSFLFKMLLMFSFPVIDSLMQNHYYFSSLMTAVQSPICMTKVCRIKHMCQEHSEEDLKVEFLYANAGGKKWKHKISKGGERSVQNGVFQGTLINPASNNGWNSYMKLRSYFSLNGSYGFGRKHVQQYWHSLQIDHLATAGVF
- the LOC109505965 gene encoding uncharacterized protein isoform X4, with amino-acid sequence MFSYSFLVTPSLWNDKGGKLLAHMSVPSAELTAAQFGIKVAKTKYHASNIILEGDSTTVTNWIRTVNINKHKHLPLLCDISAWKSSSFLFKVNRIYGEANQMLLMFSFPVIDSLMQNHYYFSSLMTAVQSPICMTKVCRIKHMCQGDVI
- the LOC105047716 gene encoding 3-ketoacyl-CoA synthase 4, which translates into the protein MRSTIQFLRISMFTLLALTIIIHTMIPSIPSSLLNPDALLFLFEHKVVLLSLLWCATVAIVAYLSTRPLPVFLLDYTCFKPDNDRRCSLEVCEYVGLRSRRFSPTSQEFMRAIYRKSGLGDETYAPPFLFQTDYGAQFRHAILEAEEGMFSAVASLLAKTAVEPSRITLLITACSMFAPSPSFSSFIVHRFKLAPSVKTFNLAGMGCSAGTMSIDLAAKILRRRVGYALIVVTESTSLNWYFGDNRHMLVTNCIFRAGTAAALVTSDPSRLGAAKMELVRTLRTHHGADDAAYNAAVQMEDEDGNVGVALTKDLVRVAGAGLKGHISTLAPRVLPVSELLRYVYNVTRSIMAGDRKAVHVPAFTKAFEHMCIHAGGKAVIDAVGKIMRFDHGVTEPARMCLHRFGNTSSSLVFYELAYFEAKGRVKKGDRVWMLAFGTGFKACSVVWRALRDSGMDPDNPWKECIHRYPVV
- the LOC109505965 gene encoding uncharacterized protein isoform X1, producing the protein MFSYSFLVTPSLWNDKGGKLLAHMSVPSAELTAAQFGIKVAKTKYHASNIILEGDSTTVTNWIRTVNINKHKHLPLLCDISAWKSSSFLFKVNRIYGEANQMLLMFSFPVIDSLMQNHYYFSSLMTAVQSPICMTKVCRIKHMCQEHSEEDLKVEFLYANAGGKKWKHKISKGGERSVQNGVFQGTLINPASNNGWNSYMKLRSYFSLNGSYGFGRKHVQQYWHSLQIDHLATAGVF